The Acidicapsa ligni genome contains a region encoding:
- a CDS encoding SDR family oxidoreductase → MRVFVTGATGFIGFPIVKELIAAGHQVTGLARSEASGRKLLEAGAQVQVGTVDDLEGLRRGVSTSNGAIHTAFYHQLGHVPLGTRLRVFLGGAPRGIVPRFMGAAAATDRRAIETIAASLGKGSPLVATFGTLAMKPGRLATEDETYDQTPRAFGAIRAKNEDLLKEWAARGLRTSAIRLPPIVHGHTAFGLASLLIPIARKKKESAYVGDGMNRWPSVHHLDAAHLFRLAFENGPAGGTYHGVDEEDIPFRRIAEVIGRRLNVPVVSKSPEEAKKQFGFVGPAVPIDNPTSSKLTRERLGWKPTHMGLLADLEQTDVFSKV, encoded by the coding sequence ATGCGTGTTTTTGTAACTGGGGCTACAGGATTTATCGGTTTCCCGATCGTCAAGGAGTTGATTGCGGCGGGGCACCAGGTAACGGGACTTGCTCGCTCAGAGGCTTCCGGCAGGAAGCTGCTTGAAGCTGGCGCGCAGGTGCAGGTGGGCACAGTTGACGATCTGGAAGGACTGCGCCGGGGAGTTTCAACCTCAAATGGTGCGATCCATACAGCTTTCTACCATCAACTAGGGCATGTTCCGCTTGGGACTCGTCTTCGCGTCTTTCTCGGTGGCGCTCCGAGAGGGATTGTACCGAGATTTATGGGAGCAGCCGCCGCGACTGATCGACGTGCTATCGAGACGATTGCTGCATCGCTGGGAAAGGGCAGCCCGCTGGTGGCGACATTCGGGACGCTGGCGATGAAGCCTGGACGGCTCGCAACCGAGGACGAGACCTATGATCAGACTCCGAGGGCCTTCGGAGCCATTCGGGCTAAAAATGAGGATCTGCTGAAGGAGTGGGCGGCGCGTGGGCTTCGTACGTCTGCGATCCGGCTGCCGCCGATTGTTCACGGTCACACTGCCTTTGGACTCGCATCGTTGCTGATCCCAATCGCGCGGAAGAAGAAGGAGTCGGCGTATGTGGGCGACGGTATGAATCGGTGGCCGTCGGTGCATCATCTCGATGCAGCACATCTGTTTCGACTGGCGTTTGAGAACGGGCCTGCGGGAGGAACTTATCATGGCGTCGATGAGGAGGACATTCCGTTCCGCAGAATCGCGGAGGTGATCGGACGGCGCCTGAATGTGCCGGTCGTGAGCAAATCGCCTGAAGAGGCGAAGAAGCAGTTCGGATTCGTTGGGCCGGCGGTGCCGATCGACAATCCCACCTCCAGCAAGCTCACCCGCGAACGACTTGGATGGAAGCCAACCCACATGGGACTTCTTGCCGATCTCGAACAGACCGACGTCTTTTCCAAGGTGTGA
- a CDS encoding DUF72 domain-containing protein: MPQQFQPEWSHRLGSHLQRYSRMLPCVEINSTFYRVHRATTWDRWAKETPADFRFSIKAPKTITHDAKLRDVEPLMQAFFTQIEPLGEKRGPVLFQLPPSLAFDKSMVTDFLIAVRNMYSADIVLEPRHPSWFNDAVDDLLVKYKITRVAADPPKGGPKASACGGDEGLAYYRLHGSPHMYYSSYDAAFLNSLGSKIEPHKRTWIIFDNTAAGHAYSNALQLQVLANEIYRDEDDRSTTSLAR, encoded by the coding sequence ATGCCACAGCAATTCCAACCGGAATGGTCGCACCGGCTTGGCAGCCATTTACAACGCTACTCTCGGATGCTCCCGTGCGTTGAGATTAACTCAACCTTCTATCGAGTCCACCGAGCAACTACGTGGGACAGGTGGGCAAAAGAAACCCCGGCAGACTTCCGCTTCTCGATCAAGGCTCCCAAGACGATCACGCACGATGCAAAACTTCGCGACGTCGAGCCCCTGATGCAAGCTTTCTTCACCCAGATCGAACCACTCGGAGAAAAGAGAGGACCAGTCCTCTTCCAACTTCCGCCATCTCTTGCGTTCGATAAGAGTATGGTGACAGACTTCCTGATTGCGGTACGAAATATGTACTCGGCCGACATCGTTCTGGAGCCACGCCATCCGAGCTGGTTTAACGATGCAGTCGATGATCTGCTAGTGAAATACAAAATCACACGAGTAGCTGCCGATCCTCCTAAGGGGGGACCAAAAGCGAGTGCGTGTGGCGGCGACGAGGGCCTCGCTTATTATCGGTTGCACGGTTCACCCCACATGTACTATTCGAGCTACGACGCGGCGTTTCTAAATTCACTGGGATCGAAGATTGAACCGCATAAAAGGACGTGGATCATCTTCGATAATACCGCCGCCGGCCACGCCTATTCCAACGCACTCCAACTTCAGGTCCTTGCGAATGAAATCTATCGTGATGAGGATGACCGCAGCACGACTAGCTTAGCTCGATGA
- the xth gene encoding exodeoxyribonuclease III — MKIASWNVNSIRARLEPVTKWLEKSKPDILLLQELKGSEFPVDYFKTLGYESSAVTQKSYNGVAILSRHPIETISTTLNGDETDSHARFLDTLIDGIRVINIYLPNGNPVGTAKFDYKLAWMDRLSFLLADLIKKDEPGLIGGDFNVIPEDVDCHKPSSWVYDAIFQPESRSRYRAYLAMGYTDAFRSLHPEESGKFTYWDYFRKAFEYNRGARIDHFLLSPKIASRLRSCEIDTGPRAEEKPSDHTPIVIELS, encoded by the coding sequence ATGAAAATAGCGAGTTGGAATGTCAATTCGATCCGCGCGCGACTTGAGCCGGTAACGAAATGGCTGGAAAAGTCAAAGCCGGATATCCTGCTGCTGCAGGAGCTCAAAGGTTCTGAGTTCCCGGTCGATTATTTCAAGACGCTGGGATACGAGAGCTCTGCTGTCACGCAGAAGTCATACAACGGTGTTGCGATCCTCTCTCGGCATCCGATTGAAACGATCAGCACGACGCTCAATGGCGATGAGACAGACAGCCACGCTCGATTCCTCGACACTCTCATTGATGGAATTCGGGTCATCAATATCTATCTCCCTAATGGCAATCCGGTCGGAACTGCCAAGTTCGACTACAAGCTCGCCTGGATGGACCGACTTTCATTTCTCTTAGCCGATTTAATTAAGAAGGACGAGCCTGGGCTCATCGGTGGCGACTTCAATGTCATTCCCGAAGACGTTGATTGCCACAAGCCTTCCTCATGGGTTTACGACGCTATATTTCAGCCTGAGTCACGATCGAGGTATCGTGCCTATCTGGCGATGGGATACACCGATGCCTTCCGCTCGCTGCATCCGGAGGAGAGCGGTAAGTTCACGTACTGGGATTACTTCCGAAAGGCTTTTGAATATAACCGCGGAGCTCGCATCGATCATTTTCTCCTTTCGCCAAAGATCGCAAGCAGGCTCAGATCTTGCGAAATTGATACCGGTCCTCGAGCTGAAGAAAAGCCATCAGACCATACGCCCATCGTCATCGAGCTAAGCTAG
- a CDS encoding SDR family NAD(P)-dependent oxidoreductase, protein MQKDRVVVITGAAGGIGSVLVRRFLANGDAVFAIDVNLEGLGALDGIHRSNRRYASITADITEAASIQAITTAIREHFEEVNILINCAGFYPVVPFEQMQLDDWQKVIAINLTGTFSMCHSLLPMMKAKGWGRIINFSSASIFEGVAGQTHYVAAKAGVVGLSRSLAMEVGQYGITVNCVAPGLTLTPPVLRDLPQELIAEQPKLRALKRDEQADDLAGAVFFLASPEADFMSGQLLNVDGGKIKH, encoded by the coding sequence GTGCAAAAGGATAGAGTCGTTGTCATCACGGGAGCAGCAGGTGGCATCGGATCGGTTTTGGTCCGTCGCTTCCTCGCCAATGGGGACGCTGTTTTCGCTATCGATGTGAATCTTGAAGGGCTTGGTGCTCTCGATGGCATTCATCGATCAAACCGTCGCTACGCGAGCATCACAGCAGATATAACAGAAGCTGCCTCAATACAAGCTATTACTACCGCGATCCGTGAGCACTTTGAAGAGGTCAATATTCTCATCAACTGCGCCGGGTTTTATCCCGTTGTGCCATTTGAGCAGATGCAATTAGACGACTGGCAGAAGGTGATTGCCATCAACCTTACGGGCACCTTTTCAATGTGTCATTCGTTGCTTCCCATGATGAAGGCCAAAGGTTGGGGCCGGATTATCAACTTCAGTTCCGCATCGATCTTTGAGGGCGTCGCAGGGCAGACACACTATGTCGCGGCCAAGGCAGGCGTCGTTGGCCTCTCTCGGTCCCTCGCGATGGAGGTCGGTCAATACGGAATAACGGTGAACTGCGTTGCTCCGGGACTTACGTTGACACCTCCGGTGCTCAGAGATCTTCCACAAGAGCTCATCGCAGAACAACCCAAATTACGTGCGCTGAAGAGAGATGAACAAGCGGATGACCTGGCGGGCGCAGTGTTCTTCCTTGCTTCGCCAGAAGCGGATTTCATGAGCGGACAACTCCTCAACGTTGATGGTGGCAAGATCAAACATTGA
- a CDS encoding cupin domain-containing protein, whose product MSKTSTVPTTSRTLTVSLPKDRPNVCVGADTYSIVLKGSDTDEKLSVMDFLIPPGGGPMPHAHECEETFLVLEGEVVVFCHDQRTLAPTGAAVNVPGWAPHTFHNLSTVPARLLCIISPAGLEREFMEIGPSVATRTTPPPPPDPKKMAELKKQMPEIAARYNARVLPPDTFDFLMSEEERQMVKNANGE is encoded by the coding sequence ATGTCCAAGACAAGCACTGTACCGACCACATCCCGCACTCTGACAGTTTCTCTGCCCAAGGATCGTCCAAACGTTTGTGTGGGAGCAGATACCTACTCCATCGTTTTGAAGGGCTCCGATACAGACGAAAAGCTTTCTGTGATGGACTTTCTAATTCCTCCCGGCGGAGGACCGATGCCTCATGCTCACGAGTGCGAGGAGACTTTTCTCGTGCTGGAAGGCGAGGTGGTCGTCTTCTGTCACGATCAACGCACCCTTGCGCCGACAGGTGCAGCGGTCAATGTTCCCGGATGGGCACCGCACACCTTTCATAATCTTTCCACGGTGCCTGCCCGTCTCCTTTGCATCATCTCTCCAGCCGGTCTGGAAAGAGAGTTTATGGAGATCGGTCCTTCGGTCGCGACGCGAACCACTCCTCCACCCCCGCCTGATCCGAAAAAGATGGCTGAGCTGAAGAAGCAGATGCCGGAGATCGCAGCCAGATATAACGCCCGAGTTCTGCCCCCGGATACCTTCGATTTTCTGATGAGTGAAGAAGAACGTCAGATGGTGAAGAACGCCAATGGAGAGTGA
- a CDS encoding SDR family oxidoreductase, which yields MKILAIGGAGNVGSEVVKELLARDVQVRVLVRDQKAEVPTGAEHVVGDLLEPASVEKALEGVDKLYLLNAGTPDELTQALIAYNLARKRKVKHIVYHSVYRADVFKDVPHFSAKFALESALHEFDVPYTVIRPNYFHQNDLSLKDSLTKAGVYPMPLGPVGISSVDIRDVAEAEAIALTTTGHEGKTYNLNGPDVLSGPGAAAIWSDVLGKEISYAGHDMDAFEKQMRDKGPAWAAFDFRMMFQGYLERGFVAEPGDLESLTTLLGHAPRSYADFAQEAASTWTSKS from the coding sequence ATGAAAATATTGGCAATAGGTGGAGCAGGTAATGTGGGTTCGGAAGTTGTCAAAGAGTTGCTGGCGCGCGATGTACAGGTTCGCGTACTGGTGCGCGATCAAAAAGCCGAGGTTCCAACTGGAGCGGAACACGTCGTTGGGGATCTGCTTGAGCCGGCCAGCGTCGAGAAAGCTCTCGAAGGCGTAGACAAGCTCTACCTCTTGAACGCAGGAACGCCGGACGAACTGACGCAAGCGTTGATCGCCTACAACCTTGCAAGAAAGAGGAAGGTGAAGCACATCGTGTATCACTCCGTGTATCGCGCGGACGTGTTCAAGGATGTGCCTCATTTCAGCGCGAAATTTGCGCTGGAGAGCGCGTTGCACGAATTCGATGTGCCCTATACGGTGATTCGTCCCAACTACTTTCATCAGAACGATCTAAGTCTGAAAGATTCGCTCACCAAGGCCGGCGTATACCCCATGCCTCTCGGACCAGTGGGTATCTCATCGGTCGATATACGAGATGTCGCGGAAGCCGAGGCAATCGCGCTGACCACGACCGGCCACGAAGGAAAGACCTACAACCTGAATGGCCCGGATGTCTTGAGTGGCCCTGGCGCCGCTGCCATCTGGAGTGATGTTCTTGGCAAGGAAATCTCTTATGCGGGCCACGATATGGATGCGTTTGAAAAGCAGATGCGAGACAAAGGACCGGCGTGGGCGGCATTCGATTTTCGCATGATGTTTCAGGGATATCTTGAACGCGGCTTCGTTGCAGAACCCGGCGATCTGGAATCGCTTACCACTCTGCTTGGACATGCTCCTCGGTCGTACGCCGACTTCGCCCAGGAAGCGGCGAGCACATGGACCAGCAAATCATAA
- a CDS encoding 4Fe-4S binding protein codes for MVRPRGKQAFVLDLDSCRGCGLCVRACPAEAIKLQKQLR; via the coding sequence ATTGTTCGTCCACGGGGAAAGCAGGCGTTCGTCCTCGACCTTGATTCTTGCCGGGGGTGTGGTCTGTGCGTTCGGGCTTGTCCCGCGGAGGCGATCAAACTGCAAAAGCAATTGCGCTGA
- a CDS encoding alpha/beta hydrolase family protein → MTRATSIASPSYHVQSTASELRNGFPYFGYHDSITRLWSEKWRTLCEHGIYPFTDAKVADFDPVFDEIVKLSEDRSDFLYKPDEYARPFFSVGYDLVAFARRAEEDKDDAKARDFYLRAAAVYRIARFPVNRSRLSQEAWEKGKAAYARAGQYLNPPSVPVDIPFSHVDVSAGDLGLPIQAYLRMPNGTKPRDGWPVLLFICGLDAYKTDHTPRTQAHMDRGFATLSFEIPGTGDCPAAPNDPASPDRLMSSVLDWVDAHAAEYSLDLSKISARGISTGGYYAMRIAHTHSNRLFAAVAQGGGCHHMFDKAWIYAQNQMEYPFALADALAYKFGYRENEPVAAYADDARKFSLLDSGVLDRPSCKLLIINGMEDSIFPIEDSLIVGLKGDKKDLIARGNRGHMGNPGAEELLYAWLDAAVAGKP, encoded by the coding sequence ATGACAAGAGCAACCTCTATTGCCTCGCCCTCGTATCACGTTCAATCCACCGCATCCGAGTTACGAAATGGATTTCCGTATTTTGGATATCACGATTCCATTACAAGGCTTTGGTCTGAAAAGTGGCGTACGCTTTGCGAGCATGGCATTTACCCTTTCACGGATGCGAAGGTAGCGGATTTCGATCCTGTCTTCGATGAGATTGTGAAGTTGTCGGAGGATCGATCTGACTTCCTTTACAAACCGGATGAGTATGCGAGGCCATTTTTCTCCGTGGGCTACGATCTTGTAGCGTTTGCCAGACGCGCTGAAGAGGATAAAGACGACGCAAAAGCACGAGATTTTTATCTTCGCGCAGCGGCTGTATATCGCATCGCAAGATTTCCGGTCAATCGATCCAGGCTTAGCCAGGAAGCATGGGAAAAAGGGAAAGCAGCATACGCCAGAGCGGGACAATATTTGAATCCGCCGAGTGTTCCGGTCGATATTCCTTTTTCCCATGTGGATGTCTCAGCCGGCGATCTTGGCCTGCCGATTCAGGCCTATTTGCGAATGCCAAACGGAACAAAGCCCAGAGACGGTTGGCCGGTTCTCCTATTCATCTGCGGTCTTGACGCTTACAAAACCGATCACACTCCTCGCACCCAAGCCCACATGGATCGTGGTTTTGCAACGCTTAGTTTCGAGATTCCAGGCACTGGCGATTGTCCCGCAGCTCCCAACGATCCTGCATCCCCTGATCGCCTCATGAGCAGTGTTCTCGATTGGGTGGATGCACATGCGGCCGAATATAGTCTTGATCTTTCCAAGATAAGCGCGCGAGGAATCAGTACCGGCGGCTATTATGCAATGCGGATTGCACATACACATTCGAACCGCCTGTTTGCCGCCGTAGCACAAGGTGGCGGCTGTCACCATATGTTTGATAAAGCCTGGATCTACGCCCAGAACCAAATGGAATATCCATTCGCCCTGGCTGATGCTTTAGCTTACAAATTTGGCTATCGCGAGAATGAGCCCGTCGCAGCTTACGCGGACGACGCACGCAAGTTCAGTTTGCTCGACTCGGGCGTTCTCGATCGACCGAGCTGCAAACTTCTCATCATCAATGGAATGGAGGACTCAATCTTTCCGATCGAGGACAGCTTAATCGTGGGGCTTAAAGGGGATAAAAAAGACCTAATTGCGAGGGGCAATAGAGGACACATGGGGAATCCTGGTGCCGAGGAACTGCTGTACGCCTGGCTTGATGCCGCAGTCGCTGGCAAGCCTTGA
- a CDS encoding alpha/beta fold hydrolase, with product MSNGKVIPGFRSETAIVDGIRIHYWIGGDPSGAPVLLWHGFLGTSFVWKHVMPLLAEAGFAVLAPDMRGYGDSDKPQGTEGYDGRALAEEFRSLVRVLKFGGGQPLILAAHDMGAPPAMLWAADHPEEIRGLLYMEVPVMLSSVLTKIIAYTPEAMQKGSMWWWVLPLAPGVPERLVVGREREFLTWFFESAVSRPDAIPESTIQEYLRTFSGSNGVLGAMGVYRAAFTTIAQTEPLQKHKVQIPVVAIGGEKAQGDKVREMVAMIASDVTGYVVPDCEHFLPEECPEEIVRHIQMLKTDTAIN from the coding sequence ATGTCCAACGGCAAAGTTATTCCCGGTTTTCGTAGCGAAACAGCCATTGTCGATGGGATACGCATTCACTATTGGATCGGAGGTGATCCGAGCGGCGCGCCTGTGCTTCTGTGGCATGGTTTCCTGGGGACAAGCTTTGTCTGGAAGCACGTTATGCCACTCCTGGCGGAAGCAGGATTTGCGGTCCTTGCTCCGGATATGCGCGGCTATGGTGACTCCGATAAGCCACAGGGAACGGAGGGATATGATGGCCGCGCTCTTGCTGAGGAGTTCCGTTCTCTCGTGCGGGTGTTGAAGTTTGGCGGAGGACAACCTCTCATCCTTGCTGCGCATGACATGGGCGCTCCGCCAGCGATGCTGTGGGCCGCAGATCATCCTGAGGAGATTCGCGGACTGCTTTATATGGAAGTGCCGGTGATGCTATCTTCGGTCCTTACAAAGATCATCGCGTACACGCCCGAGGCTATGCAGAAGGGATCTATGTGGTGGTGGGTTCTTCCACTTGCTCCGGGGGTGCCCGAGCGTCTCGTTGTCGGACGTGAGCGTGAGTTCTTGACATGGTTCTTTGAATCCGCAGTCTCGCGCCCCGATGCCATCCCTGAAAGCACCATCCAGGAATACCTGCGTACATTCTCAGGAAGCAACGGTGTATTGGGAGCAATGGGAGTGTACCGGGCTGCCTTCACAACCATCGCTCAGACCGAGCCATTGCAGAAGCACAAGGTGCAGATTCCCGTCGTGGCGATTGGCGGAGAGAAAGCGCAGGGAGACAAGGTGCGCGAGATGGTTGCGATGATCGCCTCCGATGTTACCGGGTACGTTGTTCCCGACTGCGAACATTTTCTTCCAGAGGAATGCCCCGAAGAGATCGTGAGACACATTCAAATGCTCAAGACCGACACAGCCATAAATTAG
- a CDS encoding NAD(P)-dependent oxidoreductase, which translates to MTNSKIRTMLVYGATGKAGRLVVERALGQGWAVTAFVRNPDKLSEALRSKIAIVKGDLCDAGAVKAAVQACRPNAIIDASSAIPFGHAKGQPANNANRGLLTQATVDALEADGRLADCVLLIVGGQLLPEPGGTINSWSIAAMAWVLRAFIARKAWRDAERVVRWCFEGTPSAFRFVYARMGQMVEAPSRGTLCAEATLDNIQRGSVSYVDVAEALVKLASDEERRWERKALFFNYD; encoded by the coding sequence ATGACGAACTCGAAGATCCGTACGATGTTGGTTTATGGCGCAACCGGCAAAGCGGGGCGTCTGGTGGTTGAACGTGCCCTAGGGCAGGGCTGGGCCGTCACGGCTTTTGTCCGTAATCCAGATAAACTTTCCGAGGCGCTGCGCTCGAAGATAGCGATCGTGAAAGGTGATCTCTGCGACGCAGGGGCGGTCAAGGCGGCGGTCCAAGCTTGCCGGCCTAACGCGATTATCGATGCTTCAAGTGCAATCCCTTTTGGTCACGCGAAGGGACAGCCCGCCAACAACGCGAATCGCGGTTTGCTTACTCAAGCAACAGTGGATGCATTGGAGGCTGACGGCCGTCTAGCGGATTGCGTCTTGCTCATCGTGGGAGGCCAGCTTTTGCCTGAACCCGGAGGAACGATCAATAGCTGGTCGATCGCGGCCATGGCATGGGTGCTGCGCGCGTTTATCGCGCGAAAGGCGTGGCGTGATGCGGAGCGTGTGGTTCGCTGGTGTTTTGAGGGCACTCCTTCCGCTTTTCGTTTCGTATACGCACGCATGGGCCAAATGGTGGAGGCACCGTCGCGTGGCACACTCTGCGCAGAAGCGACGCTGGACAACATTCAGCGCGGCAGCGTGTCATACGTTGACGTCGCCGAGGCGCTGGTGAAGCTCGCAAGCGACGAAGAACGGAGATGGGAGCGTAAGGCCCTTTTCTTTAACTACGATTAA
- a CDS encoding ATP-dependent DNA ligase — MQLPVSAPLLPMLAKLVGSIPAGDGWIFEPKWDGFRTIVFRDREEILIQSRDGKSLNRYFPELVDTLLRGLPEQCVLDGEVVIASDRGLDFDSLQLRIHPAASRIKLLAKQTPASVVFFDLLCAGEDDLREQPFEERRKRLESLLKPAAPSIYITPMTQDPSIALDWFSRFEGAGLDGVMAKPIGGVYQPDKRVMLKLKHERDCDCVVAGFRWHKNGLGTAIGSLLLGLYDEAGELQHVGVCASFTMDKRKELVSYLAPYRDDALADHPWANWASSQAAGAGKRMPGAQSRWSQGKELSWEPLRIELVSEVVYEHMQGDRFRHMALFRRWRSDKRPMDCTYAQLEVAPPQELMEIFPHGG; from the coding sequence GTGCAATTGCCAGTCTCCGCACCTTTACTTCCGATGCTTGCTAAGCTAGTTGGCTCAATCCCGGCTGGCGATGGCTGGATCTTCGAACCGAAGTGGGATGGATTTCGCACCATTGTCTTTCGGGATCGCGAAGAGATCCTCATCCAGAGTCGTGATGGGAAATCGTTGAATCGCTATTTCCCTGAACTAGTCGACACGCTTCTTCGTGGCCTGCCAGAACAGTGTGTCCTCGATGGTGAAGTGGTCATCGCATCCGATCGTGGACTTGACTTTGATTCGCTTCAACTACGCATTCACCCTGCAGCATCGCGGATCAAGCTACTAGCGAAACAGACTCCCGCGTCGGTTGTGTTCTTTGACCTTCTCTGTGCAGGAGAGGACGATCTGCGCGAACAACCCTTCGAAGAGCGGCGCAAGCGCCTCGAGTCTTTGCTCAAGCCGGCGGCCCCTTCCATCTACATCACGCCTATGACGCAAGATCCCTCCATTGCATTGGATTGGTTCAGCCGATTTGAGGGCGCTGGTCTTGATGGAGTGATGGCCAAGCCGATTGGCGGAGTATACCAACCAGACAAGCGGGTCATGCTCAAGCTCAAACATGAGCGAGACTGTGATTGCGTCGTTGCCGGTTTTCGTTGGCACAAAAATGGCCTGGGTACAGCTATTGGATCGCTGCTCCTCGGACTTTACGATGAAGCTGGAGAGTTGCAGCATGTAGGGGTATGCGCCAGCTTCACGATGGATAAGCGGAAAGAATTGGTTTCTTATCTTGCGCCTTATCGTGACGATGCACTTGCGGATCATCCGTGGGCCAATTGGGCTTCTTCGCAAGCCGCTGGGGCAGGAAAGCGTATGCCTGGCGCCCAGAGCCGTTGGAGCCAGGGGAAGGAGCTGTCCTGGGAGCCGCTTCGCATAGAGCTGGTTTCAGAGGTTGTGTACGAGCACATGCAAGGGGATCGCTTTCGCCACATGGCGCTGTTTCGAAGATGGCGTTCTGACAAAAGACCTATGGATTGCACTTACGCACAACTCGAGGTTGCTCCGCCACAGGAACTGATGGAGATATTTCCGCACGGCGGATAA
- a CDS encoding AraC family transcriptional regulator: MASDRIYAMEDAFISRSSRIADDPLSDVLSLLKPRGYQSGGIDAGGDWSFQFPGGGGFFCLALVSGRCWLSIDGVDEPVLLQAGEFAVLPHGPAFRAASDPAVPPVNLLSVMAEKLNGRILTWQGGGACLGLSAIFTFAGEHANILSEVLPTLIHIRNPEDRVALHWYLERMMAVIRDPQPGWVLQGEYLAQMMLIEVLRIHMTDKMTGGIGWLFALANKQLGAAIAAMHERPGHRWTVQELAEHAGMSRSAFALRFKEQVGTSVMEYLIRWRMLLAADRLVNSSDAVSSIALSLGYESESAFGFAFKREMGCSPRQYCRARVSSTETSSTSEPASDTPPEPAQAAL; the protein is encoded by the coding sequence ATGGCCAGCGATAGAATCTATGCGATGGAAGATGCATTTATATCGAGATCGTCCAGAATCGCTGACGACCCGCTTTCGGACGTGCTTTCGCTGCTTAAGCCGCGCGGCTACCAGTCTGGTGGGATCGACGCAGGCGGGGATTGGTCTTTCCAGTTTCCAGGTGGCGGTGGCTTCTTCTGTCTTGCACTCGTCTCGGGCCGCTGTTGGCTGTCCATCGATGGTGTTGACGAGCCTGTCCTGTTGCAGGCGGGAGAGTTTGCCGTACTGCCGCACGGGCCGGCGTTTCGGGCTGCTAGCGATCCGGCAGTCCCACCGGTCAATCTTCTCTCCGTGATGGCTGAGAAACTGAACGGCAGGATACTTACTTGGCAGGGCGGAGGGGCCTGCCTCGGGCTCAGCGCAATCTTCACTTTCGCTGGAGAGCACGCAAACATCTTGTCGGAGGTGCTGCCGACTCTCATCCATATCCGCAATCCTGAAGACCGAGTGGCACTGCACTGGTATTTGGAACGCATGATGGCTGTCATCCGCGATCCACAACCGGGCTGGGTGCTTCAAGGCGAGTACCTTGCCCAGATGATGTTGATCGAAGTTCTGCGCATCCATATGACAGACAAGATGACGGGTGGAATCGGTTGGCTCTTCGCACTTGCCAACAAGCAATTGGGCGCGGCCATCGCAGCGATGCATGAACGTCCAGGACATCGTTGGACCGTTCAGGAACTCGCTGAACACGCTGGCATGTCGCGGTCGGCCTTCGCGCTACGCTTCAAGGAGCAAGTGGGAACATCCGTCATGGAGTACCTGATTCGATGGCGAATGCTGCTCGCGGCGGACAGGCTTGTGAACTCATCGGACGCGGTTTCGTCCATCGCTCTCTCGCTCGGCTACGAATCCGAAAGCGCCTTCGGGTTCGCATTCAAAAGAGAGATGGGTTGTTCTCCACGTCAGTACTGCCGCGCGCGGGTCTCTTCTACGGAGACTTCTTCTACCTCAGAACCCGCGAGTGATACTCCGCCCGAGCCCGCTCAAGCCGCCTTGTAG